The Herminiimonas arsenitoxidans sequence GGGGTGGTTGCGATGTTATTCATGATGGCCTTGTGTTTTTCGAATGATTAAACGCGAGACAATGCTCAGCAGGAGAACGAAGAGCGTGACAATAAGTGCGCCAGCCCATGCGAGCGTATGCCATGCCTCATATGGACTCATCGCATACTGAAAAATAACAACCGGAATACTCGCTGTCGGCGAGTTAAGGCTGTTCGTCCAATACTGATTGTTTAGTGCAGTAAAAAGTAGCGGTGCTGTTTCGCCAGAAATACGTGCCAGAGCCAAAAGAATACCGGTCATGATTCCAGGAAGCGCTGCTCGGTATAGCACTTGAACAGTAACCTTCCATTGAGGAACACCAAGGGACAGCGCTGCCTCGCGCATTGCTTGCGGTACCAACCGCAACATCTCGTCCGTCGTACGCACTACAACAGGCAATACGATCAGAGATAATGCAAGCGCTCCAGCCCACCCGGAGAAATGACCTTGCTGACGTACAACCAGCGTGTAGATGAAAAGACCCAGAACGATCGAGGGAGCAGACAACAGAATGTCATTTACGAATCTGATCGCTTCACGCCATGCGGCACTTTTCGCATACTCCGCGAGATAGGTACCCGCAGCAATGCCGATTGGCGCTCCAATACCTATCGCGATACCGCTCATAACCAAACTACCAAAGAATGCGTTTGCTAATCCGCCCTCTTCACCTGGCGGTGGTGTCATTTGATAAAAAATTTCCGGCTTTAATGCAGATACTCCATATTTTAGGCACGTCCAAAGTATCCAAACCAGCCAGAAAAGACCAAACAGAGTTGCAAGAGTACCTAAGCATTTCGCTGCGATATTACGTGCGTAGCGACGCTTATATAACCATGATGTTTCTTGAGTCATGACGATCCCTCCTTACGAGCCATGCTATGAAGCATTAATCGCGCAATCGCCAATACTACGAATGTCACAATGAACAGGATGAAGCCCAGTGCAATTAAAGACGACAAATAGACATCCGAATCAGCCTCTGTAAACTCATTCGCGATCGCGGCCGCAATCGAATTGCCTGGCATGAGTATCGACAAAGATAATTGATGAGCATTGCCCAACACAAAAGTGACCGCCATTGTTTCGCCTAATGCACGTCCAAGTCCAAGGAATATGCCCCCGACCACTGCAGATCGGCAATAAGGTAAAACTATGTTCCACACCACTTCCCAATTGGTCGCACCTAATGCATAAGCCGATTCTTTTAGGCTAGTTGGCACGGTACGGAAAACATCGCGCATGATCGATGAGATGAATGGTATGACCATGATTGCCAGGACTGTTCCTGCGGTCAGCATTCCGATACCTAATGGTGGACCTTGGAAAACGGGCCCTATGATTGGAAGACTTCCGAGATAGTCATTCACCCAAGGCAGTATGTGGTCGGCCATAAAAGGCACAAATACAAATAAACCCCACATGCCATAGATGATTGATGGGATACCTGCCAGCAGTTCTACTGCGGCGGAAACAGGCCCTCGCAACCATGTCGGTGCGATTTCAGTGAGGTAAAACGCGATACCGAAACTTATTGGTACGGCTATAACCATGGCAATGGCGGAGCTGACCAAGGTACCGATGATTGGTACTGCGGCACCGAAATTCTTACCAACGGCGTCCCATTCTGCATTCGTAAAAAATCCCCAGCCAAAAGTCTCAAAAGCGAGACGCCCCCCCCAAAGCATAGCTAAGGCTGCGGCAAGGAGAATGAACATTACAAATGCTGCGGCAGAGGCAACTCCCCAACGGAATAAATTGTCTGTGCCAGCATCTTTATCTATGTGCTTACTGATAACAGGATTACTTAAAACTGCACTCATTTGGCCCACACTTTCTGGAATTACTGTTTTGAAGCATCGAAGAGTGCAGAGGGACGGCCCCTCTGCACTTATGTCATAGAAGTACTTACTTGATTTCTTTTGCCCAGTAAGCTTCGATTTGCTTCACCAGATTGTCAGGCAGACTCACATAGTGCAATTCTTCAGCTTGAGGTTTTCCATCTTCCAATGCCCAAGTGAAGAATTCGAGTGCCGCCTTGGTTTGCTCAGGCTTTTTTGGTTTTTCGTACATCATGACGAACACGGTTGCTGCGATTGGCCAAGATTCGGCACCAGGAGCATCCGTGATAACCAGATAGAAGTCTTTCGTTTTTGACCATTCAGCATTTGACGCTGCAGCTTTAAACGACGCCATTGTTGGTTTTACGAATTTACCGTCGCGGTTTTTAACCTGAGCGGTATCCATTTTATTAACTGCCGCGTAAGCCAACTCAACATATCCGATCGAATTTTTGATTTGCTTTACGTATGCGGCGACGCCTTCATTACCTTTACCGCCAACGCCCAAAGGCCATTGAACAGATGTGCCTTCACCGATTTTTGTTTTCCACTCGTCGCTTACTTTGGAAAGGTAGTTGACCCAGTTAAAGGTTGTGCCGGAACCATCCGAGCGATGAACCACGTTAATCATTGCATCTGGCAAAGCGACGCCCGGATTTAACGATTTAATTGCAGGATCATTCCAACGTTTAATTTTTCCGAGAAAAATGTCCGCCAGTACCGGGCCGGTAAATTTCACATCATTTGAATTCAAACCTGGAATATTCACGACCGGAACTACCCCTCCGATAACCAATGGAAATTGTGCCAAGCCCAGTTGCTGCAATTCTTCAGGTTTCATTGGCATGTCGGATGCACCGAAATCAACGGTAGCCGCTTTAATTTGTGCGATACCACCGCCAGAGCCAATCGATTGATAGTTGACTTTAACTTTTGTTTTCGCGTTGTAGTCTGAAGACCATTTCGAAAGAATTGGATAAACGAATGTTGATCCCGCGCCTGTGATTTCTTCAGCTGAGGCGCAAATTGCAAAAGTTGATGAAAGAAGCGCGATCGCTAATTTTGCTTTTAATTTCACGTTATTTCCTTGATAGAGGGTAAAGAGAAGGTCTTATGCTTGGTACTAATGCAATCGAATTATAAAAACCCTTTATGACATCAATATGACAGTTCCAAAAATGTAGAAATATAGAATAATAAAAATGTCGTTTTTATGACCAAGTCATTAAAGCGTCATAAATAAATGCGTTACTAGCAACTGCTCCCATTAATTACTCCAGTCTAGGCAAGCTACTAATCCACTAAGAATAGCCGTAGCCAGCCAGACAAAAGGTCTGAGTCTTAAAAGGGCACGCCGTCGAAAATAGAAATGTCTCATTAATTCCCCTTGAATAGCTTGTACTAAGGCGTACAGGCTCAATCCGAGTGGATTTTAGGCAAATTAGAGATATAATTCAATAATTATTGAAATGTAGAATTAGAGAATATTCAAATGAATGACAAAAATATAATTAGTGCATTGTCAGCACTCGCACAAGAATCGCGACTGGCCGTTTTCAGGCTGTTGGTGCAGCGTGGTCCGGAAGGTATGGCCGCAACCAAAATCGGCGATCAACTGGCGATTCCCCCATCGTCGATGTCGTTCCATTTGAAAGAATTGTCACATGCAGGACTTGTGACCTCGCGTAACGAAGGCCGTTTCGTTATTTATTCTGCCAATTTTGAAACAATGAATGGTCTTATCGGCTTTCTTACCGAGAACTGCTGCGGAGGGAATATTTGCACTCCCGGAAGCGAATGCACCGTTCCTGCTTTAGAGAACATTCAAAGCTAATCACACGATTTTCCCGTCACTGCTCAAAGGATTACGAAATGACCGATCAACAAAACGATAAAACTTACAACGTACTTTTCCTGTGCACAGGTAACTCGGCTAGAAGCATCATGGCTGAAGCTTTTCTGACGACCGTAGGTAAAGGTCGCTTCCGTGGCTATAGCGCGGGGAGCCATCCAGGCGGCACAGTCAATCCATTTGCAATCGAACAGATTGCTCATACAGGCTATCCTGCGGAAAATTTACGAAGCAAAAGTTGGGATGAATATGCCGCGCCCGATGCGCCACAAATGGATTTCATCATTACAGTGTGCGACAACGCAGCTGGTGAGGTATGTCCAATCTGGCCAGGGCATCCAGTCTCTGCCCATTGGGGATTTGAAGATCCAGCAGCAGCCACTGGCACTGATGAAGAGAAGCGTGCTGTGTTTTCTAAAATTGCAAAACAAATTTCTGTTCGCGTAAATCTTTTAAGTAACCTCTCAATTCATTTACTTGAAAAATCCGCCATCAAGCGTGAAATGGATGCGATTGGCGCAAACAAGTTTTAATTTTCAAAGGGGGCTTTCTCGTTAGCCCCCTTCATTCTTTTGCATCATCCCATCTTTTTTCAAAAGCAATTAGATTAAGCATCAAAGGATAGTCACGTGCTTACAGCATTTTCAATTTTTTTAATTACTCTCACGCTTGTTATTTGGCAACCTCGCGGTTTAGGTATTGGCTGGAGTGCTAGTTTCGGAGCCACTGGGGCTCTACTGCTGGGAGTTATTCAGTTAGCCGATATTCCTGTTGTATGGAACATTGTCTGGAATGCGACAGCGACGTTTATAGCAATCATTGTCATCAGCTTAATACTTGATAAGGCAGGTTTTTTTGAGTGGGCGGCCCTACATGTTGCTCGCTGGGGTGGTGGCAGTGGTCGAAAGTTGTTTGTGTTGCTGGTACTACTAGGTGCATTTGTTGCTGCTCTTTTTGCAAACGACGGCGCGGCATTGATTCTTACTCCAATCGTCATTGCAATGCTGTTGGCTTTGAAATTTTCCGAGCGGTCTACGCTTGCATTTGTTATGGCTGCGGGGTTTATCGCAGACACGGCGAGCCTGCCGTTAGTGGTTTCTAATTTGGTTAATATTGTCTCTGCCGACTTTTTTAATATTGGATTTACACAATATGCTTCTGTGATGGTGCCAGTAAATTGTGTCGCAGTAATCGCAACGTTGCTTGTGTTGATTTGGTATTTCAGACGTGACATTCCGAGTCGATATAACTTGGAACAGGTCAAAACTCCATCAAGCGCGATTAAAGATCGGGCAACATTTTTTGCCGGCTGGTGGGTGCTTGCATGGCTGCTGATTGGTTTTTTTTGGCTTGAAAGTTTTGGCATTCCTATCAGTGCTATCGCTGCAGCAGGTGCTGTAGTGTTGTTGCTTGTGGCTGCAAAAGGTCATGTCATTGAAACGCGGGAAGTAGTTAAGAATGCGCCTTGGCAAATTGTCTTCTTTTCCTTAGGGATGTATTTAGTTGTATACGGTTTAAGAAATGCTGGCCTGACAAATTATCTTACCGCTTTCTTAAACGAATTCGCCCAACACGGTGTGTGGGGTGCTGCATTTGGAACAGGGATTCTTACCGCTTTATTGTCTTCGATCATGAACAATATGCCGACCGTGTTGGTAGGGGCATTATCGATTGATGCAACAATTGCACAGGGCACTGTACGCGAAGCGATGATCTATGCAAATGTCATCGGTAGTGATCTGGGACCAAAGATTACTCCGATTGGTAGCTTAGCTACTTTGCTTTGGTTACATGTCCTATCCAGCAAAGGAATCAATATTTCCTGGGGCTACTATTTTAGAGTAGGTGCAGTACTCACAATCCCAGTTCTGCTAATGACATTGGCCGCTCTGGCAATACGTCTTAGTTTGTAAGAAATGTCGTCGCGGATAAAGGCAATCCGTTGGGCAATCCCTAGCCTTGGCCTTACGCAAATTGTAGGTTGGGGTTCCATGTTTTATGCGTATGGCGTGCTGATGCAGCCAATGGAAATAGAGCTTCAAACAACACGTTCTGTCGTTGTTGGTGCCTATTCGATCGCGCTACTGATATCCGGCTTTCTATCACCGGTAGCAGGTGCAATCATCGATAAACTCGGGGGGCGCTTACTCATGGGCGCGGGCTCTCTACTTGCCTTCATTATGCTAGCCCTACTAGCCAACGTGCACAGTGTTACAGGTCTGTATCTAGTGTGGGCCGGGATCGGCATTGCAATGAGTGCAACGCTTTATCAATCGTCATTTGCTGTCCTCACGCAGATTTGCGGAAGTGATTATCGACGCGCGATTACTTCACTGACTCTATTTGGTGGATTTGCAAGCACTGTATTTTGGCCACTGACACAAGCTCTATCTGATCACTTTGGATGGAGAGAGACATGGATGATTTATGCAGCAGCTAATCTACTTATTTGTCTCCCCATTCATGCACTTTTACCAAAATTGTCTGGCCCGATTCAGTCAGAATCACCTAACGATTCAGTAAAACAAGGCCTGAGCGCAATTGTGCGTGAGCGAAGTTTTTTATTTCTCACATCCGCTGTTACATTCAATGCCTTGGTGTTTTCAGCGATGTCACTGCATCTGATGTCGATTTTACAAAGCAGAGGTGTATCACCTTCGCATGCGGCTTTAATTGGAGCGTTGATAGGGCCGATGCAGGTGTTGGGGCGGATTCTTGAATCAACGATCGGAAGGAAAACGACATCCCACAAAGTAGGAAGAGTTGCGATGTGGCTTTTACCATTGGCGCTGGTACTTTTATTTGCGCCGAAAGAGTGGATATTAATTTACGGCGCATTCGCAGCACTCTATGGCATCAGTAATGGAGTGATGACCATTGTGCGCGGGACATTGCCTGCTGAACTGTATGGTCGAGAGATTTATGGTGCTGTCAGCGGAGCAATGGCTGCTCCAGTAATGATCGCAATCGCCGCAGGTCCTTTTGTAGCATCTCTCTTGTATTCCTCTACCGGGGGATATGTTGGCACTATCATAGTTCTAATTGCCTTAGGAACATTCGGGTCGATTTTATTTATATGTGGGCGACCTTCGCGAAAAGGTTACTGATTCAGCATCTGTACGGAGAAATATCTTGAAGATTTTTATTTATCATAATCTCGAATGTGGAACATCACGAAACACCTTGGCTTTGATTCGCAATACGGGTGTGGAGCCAACTATTGTTGAGTATCTCAAACACATCCCTACTCGGGCGGAACTTACCGCATTAATTTCTGATGCTGGACTTACCGTAAGAGCGGCCATTCGAGAAAAAGGTACGCCTTATTTAGAATTAGGACTGGATAATCTGGCGATACCCGATAATGAGTTGCTGGATGCAATGCTCGCCCATCCGATATTAATCAATCGGCCTTTTGTGCAATCACCGCTCGGAACGCGTCTATGTCGTCCTTCGGAATTAGTACTCGAAATATTGCCGTTGCCACAACGGGCCGCATTCTCCAAAGAGGATGGTGAAATCATAATTAACGCGGAGGGACAACGTGTCAAAAAATCTAACTGACTTGCCTAACATCGCGCCTGAACTGTTTCGCTCACCACTAGCATCTGACTTTACGGCTGTCGCTAAATCGACTCATCCGCCTCGGTTCTTATTGTTATACGGCTCAGTACGTGAGCGCTCATATAGTCGCTTATTGACGATGGAAGCGGCACGGCTACTGGAAGCAATGGGGGGCGAAGTGGAAGTTTTCGACCCACGAGGATTACCACTGCCTGATAGTGAGCCGGACAGCCATCCTAAGGTAGTAGAGCTACGAGAATTAGCACAATGGGCCGAAGGCATGGTGTGGTCGTCACCTGAACGCCATGGCGCAATGACAGGAATTATGAAGGCTCAGATTGATTGGATTCCATTGACTATGGGTGCAGTTCGTCCGACACAAGGCAAAACTTTAGCTGTTATGGAAGTCTCTGGCGGATCCCAATCATTCAACGCAGTCAATCAAATGCGCATTCTTGGCCGTTGGATGAGGATGATCACAATTCCAAATCAATCTTCTGTTGCTAAGGCATTTTTGGAGTTTGATGAAGATGGTCGCATGAAGCCATCCTCGTACTACGAGCGTGTCGTGGATGTAATGGAAGAACTTTACAAATTTACTTTATTAACCCGAGATGTTTCTAACTATTTGGTAGATCGGTACAGCGAAAGAAAAGAAAGTGCCGAAGAGTTAAGTAAGCGAGTAAACCAGAGAGCCATTTAATTCGATTGGCGGATAGTGGGACGATCAACTTAATTGAGCTGATTGTCCTGATAAAGCGTTAGTAACCTGATCAAGATAAGCGCCAGCAAATCTATTTCCATGCTTAGATTCTCGTAAGGCCATATGCCATTGACCCACGATTGACATCAAACCTGATGCTTCTTTTGTTCTTTCGATTCTATGAATTAGTTCTGCGGCCATCAGCCCCAAGTATGTCGTTGCGGTGGAAGTCATGAAATTTTTTATTTCACGAATTTTTTCCGCATCTTGGATCAGTTCGACATTGGAGAGGGAAATTCTGGTCGTATGCTGCGATGTTTCTACAATATTGACGCTTCCTTCTTTCGCGTCGCCTGCATGTTTTAATGACTGAGCTTGTACAGTCGATTTAGTAGATTTAGCTGAAACTTCAGTTGGGACAATGAAGTTTTGGTCCACTAGATAAGATACGATTTCTTCCAGTTTTTGCTCAGGAATCATTTCAAAAATGGTCGAAAATCTTTTAGCTCCATCCATCACTATAAGCACTCGGCGTTGTAATGGGTTCAAACCGAAGCAACGCATTGCCACTTCGCCACGTCCTTTTTCTGTTTTGCTAAATACCGTATCAGGCCGATATGATGTTGAGAGTTGCATAGAAATACTCCACTCGCAGATTCGAGTTTTTAAGAATAGCGGAGTAATGTGACGGTAGTATTTCAGTCAAGCAACCATGCCAATTCATCAAGCATCTAGCAATCATACGGCACTGGAAAATGCTGCTATGATTCTGTTCCCTTGATACCTAATTTGCGAGTTTTTTCCCAAAGCGTCTTGCGACTAATGCCGAGTGCTGCTGCAGTTTGCGCCATTTGTCCACTGTAATGAGCAAGAACTTGTACCAAATAGCGTCGCTCTTGTTCTCGATTGAATTCGGCAAGTGGAATGATCTGTGGCTGTACCGCTCCCGAAATTCCAACCGATGGATTGAATATTGCGGCAGCAACATCTGAAATTTGCGCTTCAAAATCATCAGGCCTCAACAGCGGATGTGCTGTTAATAAACAAGCCCGTTCAATTGCATGTTTCAATTCACGGATATTCCCTCGCCAGGGCAATGTGCAGAGAAAAGTGATGGTGGGCTCAGACAACATCCGTGGAGAGGTTGGATGTGCTTGATTCCATTGTTCTAAGAACTGACGCGCTAGCCATGCAATATCCTCCAGTCTTTCTCTTAGTGGTGGTACACGTAACTGGATGATGTTAATTCTGTAATACAGATCTTCACGAAATCTTCCTGCTTTAACCTCTTCACGAACGTCACGGTGAGTTGCAGCAATCAATCTAAAGTTAACTTTAATTGGCTTTTCGCTTCCCAGCCTGGTCAATGTCCGTTCTTGCAAAACGCGTAATAGACGTACTTGCGCCGCAGGTGCTAGCTCCCCAATCTCATCAAGAAAAACCGTTCCATCATTGGCCTGTTCAAAGTATCCGCGATGCGACTTTGCCGCACCTGTAAAAGCGCCACGTTCGTAACCGAAAAGCTCAGCCTCCATCATCCCTTCTGGCAATGCGCCGCAGTTCACAGCAACAAAAGGCTTGCTGGCCGTATGCGCACTACGATGAAGTAAACGAGCAAGTTCTTCTTTTCCAGATCCTGATTCACCGGTGACCAAAACCGAGGTCCATTGCTCCCCCATCTTTACAACCATTTCTTCCAAACGTTGAATTTCGTGTGAAATACCTAGCGTTGGCGCACGCGCAGCTGTAATTGGCAAACTTCCCGCAGTGAGTAAACGAATCTTGCCTATCATTGACTCCAAATCAAGCGGCTTGATCAGATAATCTGCCGCTCCCTGCGCTAACAAACGTTCGGCCTGTTGCTGTGTTCCGTAGCCGGTAATAAAAATCGCTGGGTAATCTAAATTGCCATTTCCGCGCGCACGTTCAAACATCATTTCACCACTTAGATCCGGTAAGCGGATATCGGATACTAAGCAGTCGAACTTTCGTTGTTTCATGCGACTTAATGCGGCAACGGCAGACTGAACCCACTCGTAATCAATGTTCTCGATCGCAAACCGGTCACAAATTGATTCGCCCATAATGGCGTCGTCTTCCACCAGCAATACGCTAGTCATGTGATGCCTCCAACGGTGCAATAAAAGTTGCTACGGTCCCTCGGCCATTAATAGTCGGTTCAATCTTAAGTGCACCTCCAATTTGGCGAGTTAAACGAAAACATACCCACAGACCTAAACCGATGCGCCCATGCTGATCGGGTGTCGGAGCAGATTCCTCAGTTGCCGAAAATGGGCCACCATCGTTCTTGACTCGAACGAACAGTGCCCGTTCGACTACCTTTACTTGAACTTCGACCCGAACTAACGCGGCATTGATTGCATTGAGTACGAGGTTCAATACGATTTGCCGGACCGGTACAGAGCGCAGTCCTAATTCGCTTTGATCATCAACTATCTGCCAGACAACATCGATATCACGCTTTAAGGCGATTGGTTCAGACAGCGTTTGTAAATCATCAAAATCTTTCCAGGTCAATACGGTGTGCTCTCTGCGTGCTTGGGACATTAATGCCGAAATCGAATCTTGTATTTGCTGCAGTCCGCGCTCTAGTAGGTTGGCAGTTTTCTCAACGAATGGATCACTTATGCCTCTCAGACGCAAGTTACTGATTGCATTTAGCATCCCCCCTAAAGGATTGTTGACTTCATGTGCAAGACTGGAAGCAAGTTTTCCTGCCATTGCCATTCGCTCTGCAATTTGCATCTGCATTTCCAGATCGCGTGAGCGATGCAATTCGGCATGCATCGAAATAAACTGTTTAGTTAATTGACTAATTTCATCAGTACCAGCTCCGTCTAACTTCATGCTGTTACGACTCAAACTATCGTTTTCTTCAATCGTAGCCATAGCCGTTCGCAAACGATTAAGTGGACTGACTAATTTACGCCCCAACCACCACCCAAACGGAATGACAAATGCTAGCGCGAGCGTTCCATAACCTAGCACTCTAAACAACAAATCACGTAATTTGGGAAGAGTGGCATCCTTCCGCGAATAGACAACAACTGTCGCGAGTGGATCACCATCTTCTGACACTGCCATTGTTGCAGCACCATAGACCATTTCATCATCGTGACCACCAAGCGAAAAGATACGATGGCTTAGTCCCTCTCGTCTTGCTTGTTCTGACAATAGAAGTAGAGAGGACGGTAAATGATCTCTGGATCCGGAAACAGGATATTTGATAGGGTCCGAGGCAACTAATGGAATGTTATCTTTGCTGATAACTACGATTTCGGTACTTGAATCCTGGGCAACGGCTGCGTTGATTTGTTGGTAGATGTCCCATATTTCTTCGCGTCCAATCGCACCGCGCGCTGAGGTTGCTAGGGTGCTAGAAATTTGCTGTACCCGCGTCATGGATTCAGCTCCTATATAAGACGCGAGCAAATAATAGGTCACCATAAAGATGCCAAACGCGGACGCCACACTCACAACGCATAGCGCGAGCGGAACCTTAATTAAATAAGAAAATTGATCCAGTCGCATGGCTATACTCGTTTTAGTTGCAGCTTGCTAGCGACCTACGCGCTTCATCATGGCGGCAATGCCATCGAACATCGCAGGTCGACCTGAAATAAATTTGTCCAATCGAAGCTCCGCCAGGAGCTGCCTGCCTGCCTCAGTTTGATTCATTTCTATCAACGCGCCACGCAAACTTGTCAGTACGACAGGGTCGATATTTTTGGTACATACGAACGGTGGAAAGCCAAACATCTCAGATTTTTTGAGAATGCGCGTGTTGATTGTGGCCTCAGGTGTGAGTTCATTTACGCTATCCCACACGTACCCGTCTACGGCGCCGGCATCAGCTAATCCAGATGACACTGCGGTAATTACATTTTGATGGCCAAACGCAAAAAATGATTTCCTGAAGAATGTGCTGTCACGTTGCCCAAGATCATTCAAGCAATCCTGTGCATATAAAAATCCGGAGTTAGACAAGGGGTCGGAATATGCGAAGACCTTACTTTTCAAGTCTGCAAATTTTTTGATTCCCTTAGAAGTAGGTCCGGTAATTATGTAGGCATGATAGGTCGGTGTTCCCTCATAAACGGGTACTGCGATCAGTTGCATCTGTGCCCGGTAACGAACGAATGGGTAACCACAGAGCCATGCCGCTGCAAGGCGTCCATTAAGTAATTGCTCCACGATATCGGCGTAGCTGCGTCGCTGCACAAATACTACTGGTCTTCCCAACACGCTTTCTAAGTGATCACGAAAACGCGCCAAAAATCCAGAGCGTTCATCTAGGAATACTGGAGTTAACCCAATTCTTATAGGCTGAGCTGCGTTAACTGGAGTAACTAAACTAACAGTAACGAGCCCAGCTATTCCTGTAAGCACGCGTCGACGTTGCAACCGAAGGGTATAGGCACTCACGTTACGAAATCCAGACACAAGCAACTTGGGAAACATACTATAGCCTATGAATTTCGTCGCGCGATTATTATCGGGAGAGAAAACTATCTCCATGAATAGCCTTTGGCTACAGTCGTGTTACCAAATAGGAACGCGACGTAACCATATCGTAACGCCGCAAATTTTCATGCACCGCACCAAACAAATTAAATCAAACACTTAGCTCGTTAAGTCAGTTGGCATGGTGCTTGCGAATACATGTCCACATTATAAAAACGGAGACATGATTCATGGAACATCAAACTAGTCGGCGCAATTTCTTGAAAATTGCAGGATCGTCAGCAGCGGTTGCTGGTGCGGGGCTCGTGAGTGGAAATGCAAACGCGGCTCCTGCTAAACTAAACGTCGGTGCGACAACCTTGCCTTATCCAACTGCAGTTGTCGCTAAAGCAAAGGGACTGAAGGTAGATGCTCCAGTCAGTTTTAATTATCCAGATGCATCGTCACCTTGCGTAGCTATCAAAATGGGCCAGCCAACACCTGGTGGCGTGGGCCCAAATAACGACATTGTTGCGCATAGCATTTTATGTACTCATATGGGATGCCCTGTCTCTTATGACACTAGCGCTAAGACATTCAAGTGTCCATGTCATTTCTCAATCTTCGATCCTGATAACCATGGACAGATGGTGTGTGGGCAAGCAACCGAAAATCTTCCTCAAATTCAACTTAGCTACAACGCTGCGAATGACACCGTCACCGCAATTGGCGTGACCGGCCTGATTTATGGCCGTCAATCCAACATTCTGTGAAATAGGGAGATCATTATCATGAGTAAAAATCGAGACCGCGTGGCTTTACCTCCCGTCAACGCGCAGAAGACAAATATGACCTGTCATTTCTGCATTGTCGGTTGTGGATACCATGTCTATAAGTGGGATGAAAACAAAGAAGGTGGCCGTGCCGCAAACCAAAATGCACTTGGCTTAGATTTCACAAAACAGTTACCGCCTTTTGCGACCACGCTAACA is a genomic window containing:
- the pstA gene encoding phosphate ABC transporter permease PstA, which translates into the protein MTQETSWLYKRRYARNIAAKCLGTLATLFGLFWLVWILWTCLKYGVSALKPEIFYQMTPPPGEEGGLANAFFGSLVMSGIAIGIGAPIGIAAGTYLAEYAKSAAWREAIRFVNDILLSAPSIVLGLFIYTLVVRQQGHFSGWAGALALSLIVLPVVVRTTDEMLRLVPQAMREAALSLGVPQWKVTVQVLYRAALPGIMTGILLALARISGETAPLLFTALNNQYWTNSLNSPTASIPVVIFQYAMSPYEAWHTLAWAGALIVTLFVLLLSIVSRLIIRKTQGHHE
- the pstC gene encoding phosphate ABC transporter permease subunit PstC, yielding MSAVLSNPVISKHIDKDAGTDNLFRWGVASAAAFVMFILLAAALAMLWGGRLAFETFGWGFFTNAEWDAVGKNFGAAVPIIGTLVSSAIAMVIAVPISFGIAFYLTEIAPTWLRGPVSAAVELLAGIPSIIYGMWGLFVFVPFMADHILPWVNDYLGSLPIIGPVFQGPPLGIGMLTAGTVLAIMVIPFISSIMRDVFRTVPTSLKESAYALGATNWEVVWNIVLPYCRSAVVGGIFLGLGRALGETMAVTFVLGNAHQLSLSILMPGNSIAAAIANEFTEADSDVYLSSLIALGFILFIVTFVVLAIARLMLHSMARKEGSS
- the pstS gene encoding phosphate ABC transporter substrate-binding protein PstS; translation: MKLKAKLAIALLSSTFAICASAEEITGAGSTFVYPILSKWSSDYNAKTKVKVNYQSIGSGGGIAQIKAATVDFGASDMPMKPEELQQLGLAQFPLVIGGVVPVVNIPGLNSNDVKFTGPVLADIFLGKIKRWNDPAIKSLNPGVALPDAMINVVHRSDGSGTTFNWVNYLSKVSDEWKTKIGEGTSVQWPLGVGGKGNEGVAAYVKQIKNSIGYVELAYAAVNKMDTAQVKNRDGKFVKPTMASFKAAASNAEWSKTKDFYLVITDAPGAESWPIAATVFVMMYEKPKKPEQTKAALEFFTWALEDGKPQAEELHYVSLPDNLVKQIEAYWAKEIK
- a CDS encoding ArsR/SmtB family transcription factor; this translates as MNDKNIISALSALAQESRLAVFRLLVQRGPEGMAATKIGDQLAIPPSSMSFHLKELSHAGLVTSRNEGRFVIYSANFETMNGLIGFLTENCCGGNICTPGSECTVPALENIQS
- a CDS encoding arsenate reductase ArsC; its protein translation is MTDQQNDKTYNVLFLCTGNSARSIMAEAFLTTVGKGRFRGYSAGSHPGGTVNPFAIEQIAHTGYPAENLRSKSWDEYAAPDAPQMDFIITVCDNAAGEVCPIWPGHPVSAHWGFEDPAAATGTDEEKRAVFSKIAKQISVRVNLLSNLSIHLLEKSAIKREMDAIGANKF
- a CDS encoding arsenic transporter, with amino-acid sequence MLTAFSIFLITLTLVIWQPRGLGIGWSASFGATGALLLGVIQLADIPVVWNIVWNATATFIAIIVISLILDKAGFFEWAALHVARWGGGSGRKLFVLLVLLGAFVAALFANDGAALILTPIVIAMLLALKFSERSTLAFVMAAGFIADTASLPLVVSNLVNIVSADFFNIGFTQYASVMVPVNCVAVIATLLVLIWYFRRDIPSRYNLEQVKTPSSAIKDRATFFAGWWVLAWLLIGFFWLESFGIPISAIAAAGAVVLLLVAAKGHVIETREVVKNAPWQIVFFSLGMYLVVYGLRNAGLTNYLTAFLNEFAQHGVWGAAFGTGILTALLSSIMNNMPTVLVGALSIDATIAQGTVREAMIYANVIGSDLGPKITPIGSLATLLWLHVLSSKGINISWGYYFRVGAVLTIPVLLMTLAALAIRLSL
- a CDS encoding MFS transporter gives rise to the protein MFYAYGVLMQPMEIELQTTRSVVVGAYSIALLISGFLSPVAGAIIDKLGGRLLMGAGSLLAFIMLALLANVHSVTGLYLVWAGIGIAMSATLYQSSFAVLTQICGSDYRRAITSLTLFGGFASTVFWPLTQALSDHFGWRETWMIYAAANLLICLPIHALLPKLSGPIQSESPNDSVKQGLSAIVRERSFLFLTSAVTFNALVFSAMSLHLMSILQSRGVSPSHAALIGALIGPMQVLGRILESTIGRKTTSHKVGRVAMWLLPLALVLLFAPKEWILIYGAFAALYGISNGVMTIVRGTLPAELYGREIYGAVSGAMAAPVMIAIAAGPFVASLLYSSTGGYVGTIIVLIALGTFGSILFICGRPSRKGY